Proteins from a single region of Pseudarthrobacter sp. NIBRBAC000502772:
- a CDS encoding SDR family NAD(P)-dependent oxidoreductase, translating into MSLKDQVVLVTGSSGGIGDAAVSAFVAAGALVVGADRSPKEDQALGAFYPLDITSEQQCATVIQDIKARFGRIDVLVHVAGVLGTTPDIMETTTEEFDSILRINASATFSMVRETAKSMLESGTAGAIVVLSSVAAKEARLNYLPYNASKLAVLHIMWSFAELLGPQGISVNAVAPGPVNTPMWAQFAKDSGPDAAANRAKRAAQLPMRRFAEPDEVARAILFLTDPDNRYITGVSLDVAGGAHLGIGT; encoded by the coding sequence ATGAGCCTCAAAGACCAGGTGGTTCTGGTAACCGGATCGAGCGGGGGAATCGGCGATGCTGCTGTCAGCGCATTCGTAGCCGCAGGCGCCCTCGTCGTCGGCGCTGACCGTTCCCCCAAGGAGGACCAGGCGCTGGGGGCCTTCTATCCTCTCGACATCACGTCCGAGCAACAATGCGCAACGGTTATCCAGGACATCAAAGCCAGATTCGGCCGCATCGACGTCCTCGTCCATGTAGCAGGCGTGCTCGGCACCACGCCGGACATTATGGAGACAACCACAGAAGAGTTCGACTCCATTCTGAGGATCAATGCCTCTGCAACGTTCTCGATGGTACGAGAGACAGCAAAGTCAATGCTTGAGTCCGGCACGGCCGGCGCCATCGTGGTCTTATCCTCCGTCGCGGCCAAAGAAGCACGCCTGAACTACCTGCCTTATAACGCGAGCAAGCTTGCAGTCCTACACATCATGTGGTCATTCGCAGAATTACTCGGGCCTCAGGGCATCTCCGTCAACGCCGTCGCACCAGGCCCGGTGAACACACCCATGTGGGCACAGTTTGCCAAAGATTCAGGCCCGGATGCGGCTGCCAACCGGGCGAAGAGGGCAGCGCAACTGCCGATGCGCCGGTTTGCCGAACCCGACGAAGTCGCCCGCGCCATCCTTTTTCTGACCGATCCCGACAACCGCTACATCACCGGAGTGTCTCTCGATGTGGCTGGCGGAGCACACCTGGGAATAGGAACCTGA
- a CDS encoding Gfo/Idh/MocA family protein produces MTATAHAPRIAVVGAAGWAGSRHARAFAAAGANVTILVEMNERGVALAQELGAQLVPTTAELHPEHLDLVVVALPTTMQPAICADLLNRGFRVLTEKPVAADAQGAAVLAAASGVNERLMVGYTLHQHPAAALVSQWIRSKNVIAVSVRSVAHKQNVHSWRADPKEGGVAVVNGIHAIELVSSWFDGDPKVLASSASSSLYGSQVPEHVVSTLEFPDGVIFTMQSYWSPWQEPQGLNQGDWSLTIDVLATEGRMLWSNDSLHVWERDGGQYVKTFDPSDLFLRQAEAALKFCTGGTPAVTFAQARRATEIADAVLAAAPSRAEDAVSPRNISKT; encoded by the coding sequence ATGACGGCGACGGCACATGCCCCGCGCATCGCCGTCGTGGGAGCGGCCGGCTGGGCCGGATCACGGCATGCGCGGGCATTCGCCGCGGCAGGTGCCAATGTCACCATCCTTGTGGAGATGAACGAGCGCGGCGTCGCCCTCGCTCAGGAGCTCGGCGCACAGCTGGTGCCCACAACCGCGGAACTCCACCCCGAACATCTGGACTTGGTAGTCGTAGCATTGCCCACCACCATGCAACCGGCCATATGCGCAGATCTGCTGAATAGGGGATTCCGAGTGTTGACTGAAAAGCCGGTGGCCGCAGATGCCCAGGGTGCTGCCGTCCTGGCTGCCGCTTCCGGCGTGAACGAGCGGCTCATGGTCGGGTATACGCTCCACCAACATCCCGCCGCGGCACTGGTCTCTCAATGGATCAGGAGCAAGAACGTGATCGCCGTTTCTGTTCGTTCCGTCGCCCATAAACAGAACGTCCACTCATGGCGCGCTGACCCGAAGGAGGGCGGCGTCGCTGTAGTGAATGGCATTCACGCCATCGAATTAGTCTCATCATGGTTCGACGGCGACCCAAAAGTACTGGCCAGCAGCGCCAGCAGCAGCCTCTATGGGTCGCAGGTGCCGGAGCACGTCGTCTCCACCCTCGAATTTCCTGATGGCGTCATATTCACCATGCAGAGCTACTGGTCTCCCTGGCAGGAGCCTCAAGGACTCAATCAGGGCGACTGGAGCCTCACCATCGACGTCCTGGCCACTGAGGGCCGGATGTTATGGTCCAACGACTCCCTTCACGTGTGGGAGCGTGACGGCGGCCAGTACGTAAAGACCTTTGACCCCTCCGACCTCTTCCTTCGCCAAGCAGAGGCGGCGCTGAAGTTTTGCACGGGTGGAACCCCTGCAGTCACCTTCGCCCAGGCACGCCGCGCGACAGAAATCGCCGATGCAGTCCTGGCAGCGGCACCTTCCCGCGCTGAGGATGCGGTCTCTCCCCGGAACATCTCAAAAACCTGA
- a CDS encoding VOC family protein produces the protein MKTAIRHHHTALHVADMERSARFYVEGLGLVRLKEWTSGPYVGELYGRPDVKVKALMLSTGDGTFNLELVQVEDPPPAVNPSEAQPGTAHLAFTDIDLRKVYARMTALGYSALSEPVAPTSGPVAGGLLIYLLDPDGNRVELIQPPDWPPSDNS, from the coding sequence ATGAAAACTGCGATTCGACATCATCACACTGCCCTGCACGTTGCGGACATGGAGCGCAGCGCACGGTTCTACGTGGAAGGGCTTGGCCTTGTCCGCTTGAAAGAATGGACATCGGGCCCATACGTCGGCGAACTTTACGGCCGTCCGGACGTTAAGGTCAAAGCACTAATGCTCTCAACGGGTGACGGTACCTTCAACTTGGAGCTGGTCCAGGTTGAAGATCCGCCACCGGCCGTTAACCCATCAGAGGCGCAGCCGGGGACTGCACATCTTGCTTTTACCGATATTGACCTGCGCAAGGTTTACGCCAGAATGACAGCGCTCGGGTACAGCGCTTTGTCCGAACCGGTCGCACCCACGTCGGGCCCGGTTGCAGGAGGCTTGCTGATCTACCTGCTCGATCCAGACGGAAATCGTGTGGAGCTAATTCAGCCGCCAGACTGGCCGCCAAGCGACAACTCTTGA